One genomic window of Papilio machaon chromosome 17, ilPapMach1.1, whole genome shotgun sequence includes the following:
- the LOC106721554 gene encoding NTF2-related export protein, with product MTTEVGLKNVDNACETAEEFTKVYYKQLDNHRHLISKLYLDTGLLVWNGNGITGNEKIQKFIMDLPGSTHVLKTLDAQPIAESLVANKLTYLIQACGDVTYQNDNTRKHFQQTFLIVAVDGKWKIVSECFRLQVPHNS from the coding sequence ATGACAACAGAAGTAGGTCTTAAAAATGTGGACAACGCCTGTGAAACAGCAGAAGAATTCACCAAGGTGTATTACAAACAACTCGACAATCACagacatttaatttcaaaactgTACCTGGATACTGGATTGCTTGTATGGAATGGAAATGGAATTACAGGGAATGAAAAAATACAGAAGTTTATTATGGACCTACCAGGAAGTACCCATGTTCTTAAGACTCTGGACGCCCAGCCTATAGCAGAAAGCTTAGTCGCAAATAAACTAACTTACCTCATACAAGCTTGCGGCGATGTTACATATCAAAATGACAACACAAGGAAGCACTTTCAACAGACATTTCTCATCGTAGCTGTGGATGGAAAATGGAAAATAGTTTCGGAGTGTTTCAGACTTCAAGTTCCACATAATAGTTGA
- the LOC106721576 gene encoding lipopolysaccharide-induced tumor necrosis factor-alpha factor homolog — protein MATPNNYVPSAPVVTSGPNDLPPPYSAVVGNPQYGFVAPPAEPMPAGGVYPQPKQFTATGVYPHPPGITAQPQPGLMGAAPSGASVPVGIVLPPAVGTDPTTITCYNCGKVVTTRVTYTTAWHTHLVAGSICVTTMVCSLCCLGLIPYCFDNFKDAEHYCPNCNTFIGKNSKC, from the exons ATGGCTACTCCAAATAATTATGTACCAAGTGCTCCTGTTGTCACTTCTGGGCCAAATGATCTTCCGCCACCATACTCCGCTGTCGTTGGAAATCCACAATATGGCTTTGTGGCACCACCAGCAGAACCAATGCCCGCAGGCGGTGTTTATCCTCAACCAAAACAATTTACTGCAACTGGAGTTTACCCTCATCCGCCGGGCATAACTGCGCAACCTCAGCCTGGATTAATGGGTGCAGCCCCGTCCGGTGCATCTGTTCCCGTGGGTATAGTACTTCCGCCCGCAGTGGGGACAGATCCAACAACAATAACATGCTACAATTGCGGCAAAGTTGTCACAACAAGAGTTACATACACAACAGCCTGGCACACACATTTAGTCGCTGGATCCATATGCGTAACCACAAT gGTATGTTCATTGTGCTGCCTGGGTCTGATACCATACTGCTTTGACAACTTCAAGGATGCTGAGCATTACTGCCCCAACTGCAACACTTTTATCGGAAAAAACTCCAAATGCTAA
- the LOC106721470 gene encoding venom carboxylesterase-6 — protein MRVRWWRAVLVCACALVLRSDALPPAALGDVVVNAANSLNSMKVTGAWRRLSSTVSESVGLKHALRRLQAVPARAARLVHALVDRMRVGGGPVVNTRLGALRGRRLVTRTVSQIPYYSFKGIRYAQSPRGRLRFKPPAPLEPWSGVRDALEEGAVCPHRFMLFDTYKGDEDCLFLNVYTSALPDKLIGYNPKLAVMVWIHGGAFAVGSGNAFLYGPDHLVGAGVVLVTLNYRLGALGFLSLENDEVPGNMGLKDQVMALKWVRDNIEFFGGDPNRVTIFGESAGAVSVHLHMLSPASQGLFHRVIAQSGLALSPWALGKNPREKAFELGKELGIETNSTAELLGYLRATPSELLVKAGARIAGAPGKTADLQSTVALPFLPVLEPEGPEAFLTTNPRESLPGADVPLLTGYNAQEGIILFRRLQRYPKLLSELEHEFRRVVPPELISSDEKRTDKVADHIRAFYFQQRPVDARNINSLIDLFTDVMFLRPVLQTIRLQAATNRTSPTYLYRFAFDGALGLFKRMLGISHPGACHGDEMGYLFYFSRLNYRLDDESTELVVSRKMVQMWTNFAKTGNPTPPVDYESILDFKWLPVNETEHMNYLNINGNFTLQTDPEAKRVKFWDWLYDNYANKSMQV, from the exons ATGCGTGTGCGTTGGTGGCGCGCTGTGTTGGTCTGTGCGTGCGCACTGGTGCTAAGAAGTGACGCGCTGCCCCCCGCCGCCCTCGGGGATGTAGTTGTCAACGCTGCCAACAGCCTCAACTCTATGAAG GTAACAGGAGCATGGCGACGTCTGTCCAGTACGGTGAGCGAGTCTGTAGGGTTGAAGCACGCACTGCGGCGGCTGCAAGCGGTGCCGGCGCGTGCGGCGCGGCTCGTGCACGCTCTGGTCGACCGCATGCGGGTCGGTGGCGGTCCTGTCGTCAACACACGGCTCGGCGCCTTGCGGGGACGGCGGCTGGTCACCAGGACTGTGTCGCAGATACCCTATTACAGCTTTAAAGGAATACG ATATGCACAATCACCACGTGGCCGGTTAAGATTCAAGCCGCCCGCGCCACTGGAGCCGTGGTCAGGGGTGCGAGACGCGTTAGAAGAAGGCGCCGTCTGTCCTCATAGGTTTATGTTGTTTGACACGTACAAAGGAGACGAAGACtgtctatttttaaacgtgTACACCTCTGCACTGCCTGACAAGCTAATAGG GTACAATCCAAAATTAGCGGTAATGGTTTGGATTCACGGCGGGGCATTTGCAGTTGGATCTGGGAACGCATTCCTATACGGGCCTGATCATTTGGTGGGGGCTGGCGTGGTGCTAGTCACTCTCAACTACAGGCTCGGAGCTCTTGGCTTCTTGAGCCTCGAGAATGATGAGGTGCCAGGAAATATGGGATTAAag GATCAAGTGATGGCTTTGAAATGGGTCCGAGACAATATTGAGTTCTTCGGCGGGGACCCGAACAGGGTGACCATCTTTGGCGAATCAGCTGGTGCCGTGTCGGTTCATCTGCACATGTTGTCGCCAGCTTCTCAG GGTCTTTTCCACCGAGTGATAGCGCAGAGTGGTTTGGCGCTGTCACCATGGGCCTTAGGGAAGAACCCACGAGAGAAAGCCTTCGAGTTGGGCAAAGAGCTCGGTATTGAAACCAACAGTACTGCAGAACTTCTTG GTTATCTAAGAGCAACGCCGAGTGAACTACTAGTGAAGGCAGGCGCAAGGATCGCGGGTGCGCCGGGCAAGACGGCCGACCTACAGAGCACAGTGGCCCTGCCCTTCCTGCCAGTGCTGGAGCCCGAGGGCCCCGAAGCCTTTCTCACTACCAACCCCAGAGAATCCTTACCAGGAGCTGACGTGCCACTTCTCACAGGGTACAACGCTCAGGAAGGAATTATACTATTCAGAC GTCTGCAACGCTATCCGAAGTTACTCAGTGAGTTGGAGCATGAATTCCGTCGCGTGGTACCGCCCGAATTGATATCTTCTGATGAAAAGCGGACCGACAAGGTTGCGGATCACATCAGAGCTTTCTACTTCCAGCAGCGCCCAGTCGATGCACGGAACATCAACAGTCTTATTGAC ttATTCACGGACGTGATGTTTTTAAGGCCAGTGCTCCAAACGATTCGACTCCAAGCGGCCACCAACAGGACGAGCCCCACGTATTTGTATCGGTTCGCATTCGACGGCGCGCTTGGCCTGTTCAAGCGAATGCTCGGCATATCCCACCCGGGCGCTTGTCACGGCGACGAAATGGGATACCTCTTCTATTTCTCTAGACTTAATTACAGATTGGACGACGAATCGACTGAACTTGTAGTCTCTAGAAAGATGGTGCAAATGTGGACAAACTTTGCGAAGACTGG AAACCCAACCCCGCCGGTGGATTACGAATCGATTTTAGACTTTAAATGGCTTCCCGTAAATGAGACGGAACACATGAATTATCTCAACATAAATGGAAACTTCACATTGCAAACAGACCCCGAAGCAAAAAGAGTAAAGTTTTGGGACTGGCTGTATGATAATTATGCCAATAAATCAATgcaagtttaa